In Euphorbia lathyris chromosome 9, ddEupLath1.1, whole genome shotgun sequence, the following are encoded in one genomic region:
- the LOC136207021 gene encoding uncharacterized protein isoform X2 — protein sequence MLLLRDLTQEWFVKNRTIAQSTFTKLTRRHEEALKQNYIVAEKFKVKESNERVFKVSFGKDDFVVDMGSNSCSCNHFQIDEIPCAHALAVACFKHMDPYQFCSQYFTKEAMLSTYDCSIFPVPKQESWDIPPIVKDVIVFPPFARNKASRPKKRRFRSAWESKTQNRCSRCGKKGHNRKTCSNAAKQAFLCNY from the exons ATGCTTCTG TTAAGAGATTTGACACAAGAATGGTTTGTAAAGAATAGAACAATTGCTCAATCTACATTCACGAAGTTAACAAGAAGACATGAAGAAGCGTTAAAGCAGAATTATATTGTTGCTGAAAAATTCAAG GTCAAAGAATCCAATGAACGGGTGTTTAAAGTTAGCTTTGGTAAAGATGACTTCGTGGTTGATATGGGTTCTAATAGTTGTTCATGCAACCAttttcaaattgatgaaattccaTGTGCCCATGCGTTAGCTGTTGCATGTTTTAAACATATGGATCCATATCAGTTTTGTTCACAATATTTTACAAAAGAAGCCATGCTATCTACATATGATTGCAGCATATTTCCAGTACCAAAGCAAGAAAGTTGGGATATACCACCGATTGTGAAAGATGTTATTGTGTTTCCTCCATTTGCTAGGAACAAGGCTAGTCGTCCAAAAAAGAGAAGGTTTAGATCTGCGTGGGAATCAAAAACACAGAATAGGTGTTCAAGATGTGGGAAAAAAGGACATAATAGGAAAACTTGTTCTAATGCTGCAAAACAAGCATTTCTTTGTAATTATTAG
- the LOC136207021 gene encoding uncharacterized protein isoform X1, with the protein MSFVSDWHDSIAKGLVKVYPETDHYACTYHLRCNLKTRFRKDPKKVGMYFERVANSYTFAEFENNMAQLDNIDKEIRSYLSNIGYQKWARCYQFANRSYNLTSNIVESMNAVNRVTRELLIEQLRDLTQEWFVKNRTIAQSTFTKLTRRHEEALKQNYIVAEKFKVKESNERVFKVSFGKDDFVVDMGSNSCSCNHFQIDEIPCAHALAVACFKHMDPYQFCSQYFTKEAMLSTYDCSIFPVPKQESWDIPPIVKDVIVFPPFARNKASRPKKRRFRSAWESKTQNRCSRCGKKGHNRKTCSNAAKQAFLCNY; encoded by the exons ATGTCCTTTGTATCCGATTGGCATGATAGTATTGCAAAAGGGTTGGTGAAAGTGTACCCAGAAACAGATCATTATGCTTGCACTTATCACTTAAGATGTAACTTAAAGACAAGattccgaaaagatccaaaaaaAGTTGGAATGTATTTTGAGCGAGTTGCCAATTCTTATACATTTGCTGAATTTGAAAATAACATGGCACAATTGGATAATATTGACAAAGAAATTAGGTCTTATTTATCCAATATTGGTTATCAGAAATGGGCAAGATGTTATCAATTTGCTAACAGGAGTTACAATTTGACATCAAATATTGTTGAATCAATGAATGCTGTAAATAGAGTAACTCGTGAACTACTGATAGAACAGTTAAGAGATTTGACACAAGAATGGTTTGTAAAGAATAGAACAATTGCTCAATCTACATTCACGAAGTTAACAAGAAGACATGAAGAAGCGTTAAAGCAGAATTATATTGTTGCTGAAAAATTCAAG GTCAAAGAATCCAATGAACGGGTGTTTAAAGTTAGCTTTGGTAAAGATGACTTCGTGGTTGATATGGGTTCTAATAGTTGTTCATGCAACCAttttcaaattgatgaaattccaTGTGCCCATGCGTTAGCTGTTGCATGTTTTAAACATATGGATCCATATCAGTTTTGTTCACAATATTTTACAAAAGAAGCCATGCTATCTACATATGATTGCAGCATATTTCCAGTACCAAAGCAAGAAAGTTGGGATATACCACCGATTGTGAAAGATGTTATTGTGTTTCCTCCATTTGCTAGGAACAAGGCTAGTCGTCCAAAAAAGAGAAGGTTTAGATCTGCGTGGGAATCAAAAACACAGAATAGGTGTTCAAGATGTGGGAAAAAAGGACATAATAGGAAAACTTGTTCTAATGCTGCAAAACAAGCATTTCTTTGTAATTATTAG